DNA from Desulfuromonas sp.:
GAGCAACTTGATATCGGTCGTATATTTGAACAGATGTTCGACCAGTGGGATTGTTCCGGTAACGATGATCGCGCAGATCAATCCATTAGCGAGCCCGAAGCCTGCTTTGTAAAGTACCTGAAGATCAAACTCATGACCGGCCAACAATTGCAAACCGAGCAGAATCATGAAATTGACCAGAGCAAGGCGGAAGCCAGCCCGGTAGAGGGTCGCCCTCTGGGCACAATGACGAACCCAGTGAGCGCCGGTCAAACTTCCGGCAAAGGCATAAAAGGTCAGAAAAAGAGAATTCCCGAAAAAAATTCCGACCAGCAGGGCGACCAGAATCGAGAAAAAGATGGCAACTTCCGAATTGAGTACGATCCGGACCAGCATGGCACCAACGGCGAACGGGACTGCGTAATAATAACTCGAGGAGTTGATGTACGGAAAAGAACTCTCGAGGGCCGAAGCAACAAAGATTGAGACCTTGATCAGAATAAACAGGCCGACAAAGGTCGTAGCCAGGAACCAGAGATCACGGTTATTGAGATTGTATTTGCGAATATTGTTGCTGGCAAAGCGATGACATACAAACATCATGACAATGGTTAGGACCAAAAGTCCAAGAGCCGTTCTCATGTTCCGAACATCGCTGCCGATGTCGCTTAAAGCCTTGAGCCGCTCAACCTGATCAGCCGTAACCCGCTCGCCTTCGCGGACGATCATCTCACCCTGCTTGATCTGATAGACTACCGCCGACACCGACTTCCTGGCATTATCGCGACGTGATTCATATTCACTTTTGTTGAATGTCAGGTTCGGTCGAAGAATCTTGCTGACAAGCAATCTAAGATCTTGCCGTTGACCTTTTTCGATCGCTTTGTTTCCACCAATCAATTCGGCAAACAGGTCGGTTGCATCACCAAGCCCGATCACATCCGGAATATCCTTTGAAGCAACCTCTTCATCTGTGGTCAGATCACGGACAACAACACCGCGTTCTCGTTCGGTCTGAAAAAGTTTGAGGTTGGCGACAACCTTTTTCGACATTGTGGCCAAAAGAGCTTCACGCAGTGCGCGGGCAGCCCCATCATCGCCGGCAAGATCGATGAGGAGTGACATTTCCTTTTTCTCAAGACTGGTTCCAAGCAGATTTTCGATCTCCGATTTCAATTCATCAGGTGTTTGCCCTTCGGCAAGAGCATTCCTGCTCAGATCAAGGGCCTGCTGCACCCGGTTGACCAGCCCGATACCGGCTTCGGAATCAAAATCATAAATCGGCAACACCGTATCTTCAGCTTCAACGCGTTTCTTTTCGGTCATGTCAGCATCGGGAATCAACAGTTCCCGCGAAGCTTTGACGTCGCGCGAAGCGATGTCGCCAATAGAATAATACCCGGGGGTAAACCCGCCTTTCGGAATGATGATGACCGTCAGGACGATGGCCAGCAGAAACATAACGATATAACGCTGGTAACGAAGATCGATCGAATTGATCAATTTCTTCCACTGCGGTTGTTTTTTCCCGGTACGTGCCGTGGATTCGGATTTTCGTTCGCTCGACGCCATATAATTAAATGTCCATCAGATCAGTAGATCGTCAGGTACGTCTCCCTTGTTTTGATTTATCGTATGCCTGAACAATTTTCTGAAAAATCGGGTGGCGTACGACATCCTGATCACTGAAGTTTGTGATCGAGATCCCATCTACCTGCTTCAACACCTTTACGGCATCGACGAGGCCCGAAGGACGACCGTCCGGCAGATCAACCTGGGTTACATCCCCGGTTATAACGGCCCGACTGCCAAAACCGAGTCTCGTCAAAAACATTTTCATCTGCTCAACCGTCGTATTTTGTGCTTCATCAAGGATAACAAAGGCATCATTCAGCGTCCGCCCGCGCATGAATGCAAGCGGCGCGACCTCAACAATCCCCTTGTTAATCAAATCCTGACCGGCATCAAAATCGAGCATATCGAACAGTGCATCATGCAACGGCCGCAGGTACGGATTTACCTTTTCGGCAATATCCCCCGGCAGATAGCCGAGTTTTTCCCCTGCTTCAACCGCCGGGCGGACAAGCAGGATGCGGCTGACTTCCTTCTTGTTTAAATGCGCCACCGCCATCGCCATCGCCAGATAAGTTTTGCCTGTACCGGCCGGGCCCACTCCGAATACGACATCATGCTGGCGCATCGCATCGATATAAGTCTTCTGCGCCAGACTCTTCGGTGATATTACCTTGTTGCGAGCCGAAATCAGAACCGTATCTAAAAATATATCCTTGAGATTGACCCGTGAGTCATGACTCAGAATCCTGCTCGCATAATCAATGTCGTTCGGGAAAAGGGGATAACCCTCTTTCAGTAGAGAATAGAGCTCCTCGCAAAGCCTGACAGCGAGTTGCACCTGAGGTTGATCGCCTTCGAAAATCAGCCGGTTCCCTTTCGACCCGATCCGGACTCCGAGATAGCGTTCAATCAGCTTGAGATGACGGTTCTGTTGACCGAAGAGCAGATTGGCCAGTTTTTGATCCTGAGCAACGAACTCTGTAGTCGTATCATGTTTTGTCAATAAATCATCCTTCATCGAAAAACGCTCATAAAATACCACCGTAACTTGGGAAAAGCAATGCCCTTGCACAGCAGATCAAAAAGGGCTTTCAATTTAGACCTGCTGTGCTATAAATAGTTCGCCTGATTACAAATTATCACACTCCAATATATCCTCATAAACAGGAGAGAACATGAGCGAAATCATCGATATCTATGCCCGTGAAATTCTCGATTCACGCGGCAACCCGACCGTAGAAGTTGAAGTTTATCTCGATAGCGGCGCCATGGGCCGGGCCGCTGTACCAAGCGGCGCCTCGACCGGTGAGCGCGAAGCCCTCGAATTGCGTGATGGCGACAAGAGCCGCTATCTCGGCAAAGGCGTCACCAAGGCTGTCGAAAATGTTAATGAGGTGATCGCCGAAGCCCTGATCGGCTGGGAAGCGACCGACCAGACCGGAATCGACCGCAAACTGCTTGAACTCGATGGCACCGACTTCAAGAGCAACCTCGGCGCCAACGCCCTGCTCGGTGTTTCACTTGCCTGTGCCAAAGCTGCTGCCGAAGATTCCGGCCTGCCGCTCTACCAGTATCTCGGCGGCACCAACGCCAAGGAATTACCCCTGCCGATGATGAACATCATCAATGGCGGCGAGCATGCCGACAACAATGTCGACATCCAGGAATTCATGATCATGCCGTGTGGCGCCGACTCCTTCAAGGAAGCTCTGCGCATGGGTGCCGAAATCTTTCATGCGCTTAAAAAAGTGCTGAGTTCGAAAGGATACAACACCGCAGTCGGTGATGAAGGCGGTTTTGCGCCGGATCTCAAGAGCAACGAAGAAGCATTGCAGGTTATTATGGAGGCGATCAAACAGGCCGGCTACAAGCCGGGTGAAGAAGTTGTACTCGCCCTTGATGTTGCAGCATCCGAACTCTACAAGGATGGCAAATATATCCTGGCAAATGAAAAACAGTCAGAAAAATCAGCCGAAGAGATCGTTGAATTCTACACTGACCTGGTTGATCGCTACCCGATCATCTCAATCGAGGATGGCATGGCCGAAAACGACTGGGACGGCTGGAAACTGATGACCGAAAAACTGGGCAAGAAAATCCAGATTGTTGGCGATGACCTTTTTGTCACCAACACCAAAATCCTTAAAGAAGGGATCGACAAGGGCATCGCCAACTCGATCCTGATCAAGGTTAACCAGATCGGCACCCTGACCGAAACCCTCGAAGCAATCGAGATGGCCAAGCGGGCCGGTTACACTGCCATTGCATCACACCGCTCCGGCGAAACCGAAGATACGACCATTGCCGATCTTGCTGTTGCCACCAACTGCGGTCAGATCAAAACCGGTTCCCTCTGTCGAACCGACCGGGTCTGCAAGTACAACCAGTTACTACGGATTGAAGATGAGTTGGATGAGATTGCCGTTTTCGGTGGTATGGATGTTTTCTACAATCTCCGTTAACAGAAACATCTTTTCATTTTTTCGTTCCAAGACCAAAAAAGAAGCCTGCTCAATCGAGCAGGCTTCTTTTTTGTTATGCTTGCTATTTGCTACTTGTCACCAAACACTGAATCATAGTAATTCCTCAAGGATTCGACATGCTGATCATCAGCCCGGGCAAGTGAATTAAACATTGTCATTAATGATTTGTCAGTCACCTCGAGCGCATTCGACAGGTGTGCCTTGCTGAAGTATTCCTCGATTTTGATCGCGGTTTTCAGCGCCTTCTCCGCCGAAACATCACGCTCCCGCACTTCCTTCAGCAACTGCTTGGCCTTGGCCAATGCCTCCTCGAGCAGATTGATAGAGATTTTCTGCTCACCGAATACTTGCTCGTTGGCGACGCGCTGGGCCAGTTGGATCTGCCGTACATGATCAAGTTCATCATCAGCCATCTGCCCCCAGAGACGGGACAGAGACTCCTGATCGCTGAAAACAGTCTCCCAGTGCCGGTAGATATCAGCAACCGTTTGTTCAATCTCCTGGCAAATCCGCAATAACCGCTGCATGAATAATCCGTCGTCAGAGTTTAAGTTTCAGTTGATAGGAATTCCCTACGCGAACACGGGAAATTCTACCCGAGCGATCAAGGTTGAGCAACATTTTTTGCAAAT
Protein-coding regions in this window:
- a CDS encoding phosphohydrolase, which gives rise to MASSERKSESTARTGKKQPQWKKLINSIDLRYQRYIVMFLLAIVLTVIIIPKGGFTPGYYSIGDIASRDVKASRELLIPDADMTEKKRVEAEDTVLPIYDFDSEAGIGLVNRVQQALDLSRNALAEGQTPDELKSEIENLLGTSLEKKEMSLLIDLAGDDGAARALREALLATMSKKVVANLKLFQTERERGVVVRDLTTDEEVASKDIPDVIGLGDATDLFAELIGGNKAIEKGQRQDLRLLVSKILRPNLTFNKSEYESRRDNARKSVSAVVYQIKQGEMIVREGERVTADQVERLKALSDIGSDVRNMRTALGLLVLTIVMMFVCHRFASNNIRKYNLNNRDLWFLATTFVGLFILIKVSIFVASALESSFPYINSSSYYYAVPFAVGAMLVRIVLNSEVAIFFSILVALLVGIFFGNSLFLTFYAFAGSLTGAHWVRHCAQRATLYRAGFRLALVNFMILLGLQLLAGHEFDLQVLYKAGFGLANGLICAIIVTGTIPLVEHLFKYTTDIKLLELANMNSPVLRELMIQAPGTYHHSVVVGNLVESAAEDINANPLLARVAAYYHDIGKMKKPMYFIENVGLGDNKHDKLAPSMSALILMAHLKDGVEIAREHKLGGAIIGVIREHHGTGLIKFFFDKAKNQVDQNVQQVDERDYRYPGPKPQTREAALIMLADAVEAAGRTLTDPTPARIRGMVQKIINNIFIDGQLDECELTLKDVNKIAISFEKILAGIFHHRVDYPEP
- a CDS encoding phosphopyruvate hydratase, translating into MSEIIDIYAREILDSRGNPTVEVEVYLDSGAMGRAAVPSGASTGEREALELRDGDKSRYLGKGVTKAVENVNEVIAEALIGWEATDQTGIDRKLLELDGTDFKSNLGANALLGVSLACAKAAAEDSGLPLYQYLGGTNAKELPLPMMNIINGGEHADNNVDIQEFMIMPCGADSFKEALRMGAEIFHALKKVLSSKGYNTAVGDEGGFAPDLKSNEEALQVIMEAIKQAGYKPGEEVVLALDVAASELYKDGKYILANEKQSEKSAEEIVEFYTDLVDRYPIISIEDGMAENDWDGWKLMTEKLGKKIQIVGDDLFVTNTKILKEGIDKGIANSILIKVNQIGTLTETLEAIEMAKRAGYTAIASHRSGETEDTTIADLAVATNCGQIKTGSLCRTDRVCKYNQLLRIEDELDEIAVFGGMDVFYNLR
- a CDS encoding phosphate starvation-inducible protein PhoH encodes the protein MKDDLLTKHDTTTEFVAQDQKLANLLFGQQNRHLKLIERYLGVRIGSKGNRLIFEGDQPQVQLAVRLCEELYSLLKEGYPLFPNDIDYASRILSHDSRVNLKDIFLDTVLISARNKVISPKSLAQKTYIDAMRQHDVVFGVGPAGTGKTYLAMAMAVAHLNKKEVSRILLVRPAVEAGEKLGYLPGDIAEKVNPYLRPLHDALFDMLDFDAGQDLINKGIVEVAPLAFMRGRTLNDAFVILDEAQNTTVEQMKMFLTRLGFGSRAVITGDVTQVDLPDGRPSGLVDAVKVLKQVDGISITNFSDQDVVRHPIFQKIVQAYDKSKQGRRT